TGATTGCTTCTGAAGTCATTCACTCTATGGTGGTGTCTAAGGAAGTGTTTATGTTTATCAAACTGGATATgaccaaagcttatgatagagttaagTAGCTCTTATTGGAAAAAATTTTCATTGCTTTTGGTTTTAGTCAGGAGTGGGTTAGATGGACAATGAGATATGTTACTTCTTCCTTCTTTGATATTATCAAAGGTGAGCCATCTGAGTTATTTGGAGCTTCCAAAGGTCTTCACTAGGGGGATCCTATTTCTCTCTAGATTTGTTTATTCTTTTGGTAGAGGGCTTGTGTAGATTTATTAAGTCTTGGGTTTCTCATGGCTTGATTCAGGAGGTGGGGTAATGGGTTGCCCATGCtttctcatctttagtttgtggatgatattgcTCTTATGGGAGTTGCTCGTCTTCGGGAAGATGAATCTTTCAAATGGACTTTAGATATTTATTTGGTTACTTTGGGTCAAAAAGTCAATGAGCATAAATCTTCTATCTATTTTTTCAATACTCCCGAGGCAATTCAGAGAAGGATTGCCAATATTTTGAGGTTTCAGATTGGTTCTCTTCTCTTGGTCTACCTGAGTATCCTTCTTTCTATTGTTAAGCTATCTAGACTGTACTGCAAGAATTGTTAGATAAGCTACGTCGAAAGGTTAatcactggactcatagatggttgtcCACTACTACTAGGATGTCTTTTCTTCAATCCATGATCTAGGCTCTTCCTATCTATAGGTGCTTTATTTTGACAACCCCTATGTATTTGAGACACTAGATTTCCATAGTCCATAATGATAGACATGTTGTGCTTCCAGATTCAACTGTGTGAACTTTTTTtggcatcaacatttcaaatcacactccatgatccattatCAGGATGAGAGAGTTGTATAAAGATAGAAGATGGATCAttgagtgtgatccgaaacgttgatgctaaAAAAAGCTCACATAGTTGAATCCAGAAGCATAACATAGCCTCTAtgtattttcttaaggattttgatGCTCTTTCATACCAATTCATGTGGACTGGTAATTTGCATATTTATAAATGGAGCCTTGTTAAGTGGGATTTTGTGTATAAGCCAAAGAAGGAGGGGGGTCTTGGTCTGCGTTCTGCTATCTTGAATGGGCAAGTTCTAGCTACCAATTATATTGGCGTTGGTGGACCTCTCAAAATTAGTTTTAGGCTCGTATTCTCACACATAAGTATCTTAAAGGAGTTAATTTTTTGGACGTTCCTTGATATGGTTTGAAAGGAAGGGGATCTTTGATTTGGTATACTCTGAAAATTGGGGCTTAGTTAGTTAAGAGAGGCTTATTCAGGATATGTAATAATGGCTCTGAAGGTCtcttttggttggattcttggGATGGCAATCCTCCTATCCTTTGTATGTATCCACACCTCCAACCTTTTTGTCATATTTTTTCTGTTGCGGGTTGGGATAAAGTTGATCATTACAAGGTTGTTCGGAATTTAGGGGAGGGTGTTGGTTATGTATGGAAGGACCCCCATGAATGGATGCCAGGTGGATTAGAGGATGGTCTTAAGGAGTTGGCTTAGATTCTTGCATCGCGGGAGTGTAATTCCTTGGTGGGGCATGATGTTCTGACTTGGGCTGGAGATTCTTTTGATAAGTATTTTGTTGTTGCTAGTTACTTGAAACTCATTCGACAACTTTTTGGAGGGGGGGAAGTTCCTTGGTGGAGACATATGTGGAGTAAATTTTCTTGGTTTAAACTTTTTCATGTGGTTGGTTGTCCATAACCATTGTCTTCCTTGGGATAATTTGTCTAAATATGGTTTCCAGGGTCCCTCTATCTATGTTATTTGTTGTAACAGTGAGGAATGTGTTTCTCATCACTTCTTTTAGTGCTCCTTCTCTAGGGCAATTTGACACTTCTAGTGGGGACTTTGGAACCAAGCTTGATGACATGTTTCCTCTTTGGCTGAATTCTGGGCTCGCTTGGGCAAGTCTCCTGTTAAGACTTCTTTTCTCTAGGTTGCTTGGGCTATTGGTCCCTCTTTTAttatttgaaatatttgactgGAAAGGAATCGTAAGATTTTTCATGGTGTTATGATGGTTGTTCAATATTTGTGGTGGAGAATTATTCCTTCTCTTCGACAGACTATCTTAGCAAAGTGTGACTTTGTTGGGGATGTGGATCCTGAGGATATCGATATCCGTAATCTGTTCAATTTTTCTCTTTAGTGGGGGTGTTCTTTCTTTTGGGGGGAGTATGTTGGATAGATCATGAGAAATAGATGTCACCATCCTTTGTGAAGAGTTAATAGGGTTGGTTGTTGGTGCCCTCCTCCTCAAGGAGTCTTGAAACTTAACACTAATGGTTCATCTTTGGGGAACCCTGACCATGTTGGTATTGGTGGGGTTGGTCGTGATAGCTCTGGAGATATTTAGTTTATTTTCTCAATTTATAAGGGTTTCCATACCAATAATATcatggaggctcttgccattttCCATGTAGTGGAGTGTAGTTGTGTTCTTGGCTGGAATTAGATTATTTGTGATTCAGATTCTCAAGTGGTGGTGGCTTTGTTGAATGAGCATCGGCTAGATGAGGTTAGTTGACATTTAGTTGTGGTGATTAGGTAGATTCTTTGGTTGTACAACTCCTTGAAATCTATTACTTTTTGTCACATTCCTATGGAGTGGAATCAAGTTGctaattgtttggccaaatgggtttATGATCATAGGCAGGGCTGGAATATAGTGGATAGGgggcaattatcttcaaaatgtcTCATTTGTTGGATACTTTAGAGGATGTTGACAAAGTTATGTAATTTTTTCTTTGTTGGGCATGTGGTCCTTCTTGCTTTGTATCTCCTTCTttcattgaataaatttttacccctcttttagtttagttaaaaattaaaaatgatttgtaATGttgttaaataaaaattattatcatTAGACTTTGTTACATATCTCATCTATaaaaaaatgacaaatttattaatatattaattatataatagAAAGTAAAAATAATTTGTAATCATGCTAAATGAAAGAGGCCCTCGTCAATAGGTCTTTGGTTTGCTGGTGAAATTGAATGGTTGTATTGAACCGACCAGAGATCACTTGTCTTGTTGAATGCAAAGTTTCAACATTTAAAAGAGATGAGACCAGGATCTTCCTACAGTTCTTATCCACTGTCTTCTAAGACTATTTTTCTTTGTCCCACTTCTCTCTTCTTCCTGACACCCATAACAGCCTTATACACTGTCTTCTAAGACTCATTTTCTTTGTCCtgcttctatctcttcttcctgATTTTAGAATGCTTGACACCGTCCCCATAACAGCCTTATGCATTATCCCTCAGTCACTGAGATGATACTACTAAGGGCTTTCAAGCTTACTCGTAAATCCGCCATCTGAACCCTAACAACATTAATAGAATCCCTGCTTGCACTGTTGTCTTTACAGTTGCCAGAAACGCGACGGTCTCCCGTCGTTTCGCGTTTCAACGGGAGAAACGCGTTTCTCGTTTCTAACGGCCGTTTCTGCAGCGTTTGTAGTATGTTTTCCATTGTTTTTATTTGTCAGTCAAATAATTGTTTTCCATTGTAAAGTAATTGTTTTTAAAGTAAAGTAAATGTTTTAAATGGTAAAGTAATTGTTTTTAAAGTAAAGTAAATGTTTTAAATGGTAAAGTAATTGTTTTTAACAGGTTTTTATAGTAAAGTAAATGTTTTAAACAGATTTGACAGTAAACTAattgttttttattgatttaacattgacacattgattttttttggcatgtgaAATTGCATGTTTCATGGCTTAACTTTAGATTAACTAGTAGATGCAGATTATAGTTTTCTATGTCATGTTAGTTACATTAAATATATAACTTTAACTAACATTAATTATACAGcctcatgcaaaatatttcaatataattATCTACAATTCATGCAATGCAATATCTAGATAATTTATCTCCTAATATAAATATCTATAGTTCATGCAATGTAATATCTTAATATAATTTATGTTTATCTTCCACTAATGTTTCAGAATATCAAGGTGAATTTGATTATATTTAGTTTTTaacattaatttaaaattttttttgaaatttttagaaaaagTTTGTGCTTTATAAactatttaatgatttaaatatatatatttttaaattaacatttatttataaaattattttttgattaaaattagttttattatttaaaattttaaaattttaaaattaattttaattttatttatttatgttttaataaaatatataatttttattaaataatttataatattgataattttataagtaaaataaatttaatattttttttggaatatataagcttttatattattattttagatGTGCAGAAACACGATTTGCTTCCAATTTTATCATGGTTGATAGAATTGTGAAGGTAAAACAAGCATTAAGGCAAATGGTGGTGTCCACTGAatgggagagatggagagatagaccAAGTACCAACAGTCAAGCAtgtgatgaaattttttatctcataaTTGGTAGTGGGTCAATTTTATTTTGGCAACGAGCAAGTGATCTTCTTATACTTTGTTGGCCTCTTATTGAAGTTCTTCGTCTTTTTGATAATGATAAACCATGCATGGGAGATGTGTTTGAGAAGCTAGATCAAATGAGAGAGAagctaaaaaatatatttattgttgGGGCACCATCATTTGATCAAGAGACACATGATATTGTTTGGAATTGTAGTTTAGATAGATGGAGGATGCTTCATAGGCCTCTTCATTTAGTTGGATTTTTACTTAATCCAAAATGGTTTCACAAAAAACCATGGTTGGATGATGAAGTTTCGATAGGATGGAAAGCCTATCTAGGTAGAGTTTATCCAAATAGAGAGGACCGCACTAAAATCAAGGATCAACTGTCAAAATATATTGACGGAGTTGATAATTTTTCCCATAAAGATGTTCCATTTGATCGATTGAATATGGAACCCAAAGCCTTTTGGGAGAATTATGGAACAAAAACACCAGAACTCAGAAATACTGCAATTCATGTGTTATCTCAGGTAAATTTTTGCATGTTTAAGCATATAATAGTTGAATAatagatttattttattattaatttattttaatatgttaATATTGTTTAATTTTGTTTTACATGAATAGGTCTCTAGTTCTTCTACATGTGAAAGAAATTGGAGTGAGTATTCCTTCATCCATTCTGTGAAGCGTAACAGGCTAGGTAGCAAAATGGCAGAGGATCTTGTGTATATACATTCAAATCTTCGTCTTTTATCTCGTGCTTCTACTGATTATAAGTCAGGGCCTCATAGGATGTGGGACTATGGTGGCTCGATGGATGATGGAAATGATGAATTGCCAATAGAAGTACTTGAAGATAATGTAGAGGAGAGTTTACTTGCAGCTGGAATGGAGATAGGTGAAGCAAGCAGAAGCATTCCTTGAACATCAAACTTTTgatgatatctttcaatattttatatttatgtaaCTGCAAACAATTATGATACTTGTATTTTCATTTTTGAACTGAAAaatcatttcaaattatttaaaaGTATTTAATAATATTCTTGGcaattattttattatgttttgtaTTTTTCAAGCTTTAACTTCATGCAATTTTATTTATGTGAAATAAAGTTTTGTACATGTATAActtgcattttttttatttatgtaaattaattttttataatgaAACTTGCATGCACATATACATATtcttattatgtttttattttagaaactttaacttcgtatatttttttttatgtgaaataatttttttaatgaaactAAATATATAACTTGCATGCTTTTTTATTTATGTAAaataaatttttataataaaaagttgcatacacatatatttttaataataaatttgcATGGATTGTTtattttagaaaatttaatttcGTACATTTTTAATTATGtgaatgaatttttttaatgaaattatatATAGAACTTTCATGCTTTTTCATTTATGTAGaataaatttttataataaaaacttgcatatgcatatatttttataataaacttgCATGGGTAtatatattgttttgtattttagaaactttaacttcatattttttatttatgtgaaatAAAGTTTTTTAATGAAACTATATATAAAAATTCATGCCTTTCAATTATGtagaataatattttataataaaaacttgcatatacatatatttttataataaacttaCATGCGTATACATCTATTGTTTTGTATTTTAGAAACTTtaacttcatattttttatttatgtgaaataaatttttttaatgaaaatatatataaaactccatgctttttcatttatgtaaaataattttttataattatatatatatatacgtttcTTATACGCAACCTTTAAATATTCCGTTTCTCGTCATGTTACCGTTGCGGTTGCGTTTCTCGTTTCTCATTTCTGAAGCTCTTCATCTTCACTAACAGACATAGTGCCAGTGACCTGCTCCTCTTCGCTTGGTCTTCCTCATCCTTATCCTCCTTTTTATCTTTCTTTAGTTTTGATAATAAAGATTTCAGATATTTAAAAATACATTTATGAGTTGAAAACCCAAATAAATCAACTATAAAAAAATATTCAGGAAGGCAACTGCTTTGACTTGGATACAAGTAACTTAACTAATCACAACACGTATCTATCTGCCTTTGGCATTGTTCACCACTTTGTCTCCATGCCTTTGGCTCTGTTCACACTTTTCCTTGATTTTATCTAGTTATCCAGCCCAAGATTCAATATATATGTGTACTCAGCATAATTGTTATGAAACAAAGAGATTTAAGCAGTAGTAGAAGCCATGGACATAACAATTTCTATGATGTCTGGTATTCTGGTAGGAGCTGTCACAGTTTATCT
The nucleotide sequence above comes from Cryptomeria japonica chromosome 11, Sugi_1.0, whole genome shotgun sequence. Encoded proteins:
- the LOC131079353 gene encoding uncharacterized protein LOC131079353; translated protein: MVDRIVKVKQALRQMVVSTEWERWRDRPSTNSQACDEIFYLIIGSGSILFWQRASDLLILCWPLIEVLRLFDNDKPCMGDVFEKLDQMREKLKNIFIVGAPSFDQETHDIVWNCSLDRWRMLHRPLHLVGFLLNPKWFHKKPWLDDEVSIGWKAYLGRVYPNREDRTKIKDQLSKYIDGVDNFSHKDVPFDRLNMEPKAFWENYGTKTPELRNTAIHVLSQVSSSSTCERNWSEYSFIHSVKRNRLGSKMAEDLVYIHSNLRLLSRASTDYKSGPHRMWDYGGSMDDGNDELPIEVLEDNVEESLLAAGMEIGEASRSIP